One genomic window of Ziziphus jujuba cultivar Dongzao chromosome 4, ASM3175591v1 includes the following:
- the LOC132803443 gene encoding persulfide dioxygenase ETHE1 homolog, mitochondrial-like isoform X1 yields MNLIRCCLSLARRSPSHFLNISSSQTLASPSSSRSKLITFQTMVSRAYTTPSHPSGRLLFRQLFEKDSSTYTYLLADVSHPDKPALVSFPFHVKLIDPVDKTAERDLSLVKELGLKLIYAMNTHVHADHITGTGLIKTKVPAVKSVISEASKSKADFLIQAGDKIYFGDLFLEVRSTPGHTLGCVTYVTGDGPDQPQPRMAFTGDALLIRGCGRTDFQGGSSHELYKSVHSQIFTLPKDTLIYPAHDYKGFTVSTVGEEMLYNPRLTRDEETFRNIMENLNLPYPKMIDLAVPANMVCGLQDLSAKPVEAISN; encoded by the exons ATGAATCTCATCCGCTGCTGCTTATCTCTTGCTCGGAGATCTCCTTCCCATTTCCTGAATATCTCCTCCTCGCAAACCCTAGCCTCTCCATCATCATCTCGCTCTAAGTTGATCACCTTCCAAACGATGGTCTCGCGCGCTTACACGACGCCGTCTCATCCTTCCGGGAGGCTACTCTTCCGTCAGCTCTTCGAGAAGGATTCCTCCACCTATACTTACTTGCTCGCCGATGTCTCTCATCCCGATAAACCTGCTCTGGTTAGCTTTCCTTTCCATGTCAAATTGATTGACCCAGTTGACAAGACCGCGGAGAGAGACCTTTCCCTTGTTAAAGAGTTGGGACTCAAGTTAATTTATGCTATGAACACGCATGTCCATGCTGACCATATAACTGGCACTGGCCTCATAAAG ACCAAGGTTCCAGCTGTGAAATCTGTCATTTCTGAAGCAAGCAAATCAAAAGCGGACTTCCTGATTCAAGCTGGTGATAAGATATATTTCGGTGACCTGTTTTTGGAG GTTCGATCTACTCCAGGCCATACTTTAGGCTGTGTTACATATGTTACAGGGGATGGCCCTGATCAGCCCCAACCAAGGATGGCCTTTACTGGGGATGCCTTACTAATACGTGGTTGTGGAAGAACTGATTTTCAG GGTGGGAGTTCACATGAACTCTACAAGTCAGTGCATTCGCAG ATCTTTACATTGCCCAAGGATACACTAATCTACCCTGCTCATGATTACAAGGGATTCACC GTTAGCACTGTGGGCGAGGAGATGCTCTATAATCCTCGGCTCACAAGAGATGAG GAAACATTTAGAAATATCATGGAAA ATCTGAACCTTCCTTATCCAAAGATGATTGATCTAGCTGTCCCTGCCAATATGGTCTGTGGGTTGCAGGATTTATCAGCAAAGCCTGTTGAGGCTATCTCAAATTGA
- the LOC132803443 gene encoding persulfide dioxygenase ETHE1 homolog, mitochondrial-like isoform X2 gives MNLIRCCLSLARRSPSHFLNISSSQTLASPSSSRSKLITFQTMVSRAYTTPSHPSGRLLFRQLFEKDSSTYTYLLADVSHPDKPALVSFPFHVKLIDPVDKTAERDLSLVKELGLKLIYAMNTHVHADHITGTGLIKVRSTPGHTLGCVTYVTGDGPDQPQPRMAFTGDALLIRGCGRTDFQGGSSHELYKSVHSQIFTLPKDTLIYPAHDYKGFTVSTVGEEMLYNPRLTRDEETFRNIMENLNLPYPKMIDLAVPANMVCGLQDLSAKPVEAISN, from the exons ATGAATCTCATCCGCTGCTGCTTATCTCTTGCTCGGAGATCTCCTTCCCATTTCCTGAATATCTCCTCCTCGCAAACCCTAGCCTCTCCATCATCATCTCGCTCTAAGTTGATCACCTTCCAAACGATGGTCTCGCGCGCTTACACGACGCCGTCTCATCCTTCCGGGAGGCTACTCTTCCGTCAGCTCTTCGAGAAGGATTCCTCCACCTATACTTACTTGCTCGCCGATGTCTCTCATCCCGATAAACCTGCTCTGGTTAGCTTTCCTTTCCATGTCAAATTGATTGACCCAGTTGACAAGACCGCGGAGAGAGACCTTTCCCTTGTTAAAGAGTTGGGACTCAAGTTAATTTATGCTATGAACACGCATGTCCATGCTGACCATATAACTGGCACTGGCCTCATAAAG GTTCGATCTACTCCAGGCCATACTTTAGGCTGTGTTACATATGTTACAGGGGATGGCCCTGATCAGCCCCAACCAAGGATGGCCTTTACTGGGGATGCCTTACTAATACGTGGTTGTGGAAGAACTGATTTTCAG GGTGGGAGTTCACATGAACTCTACAAGTCAGTGCATTCGCAG ATCTTTACATTGCCCAAGGATACACTAATCTACCCTGCTCATGATTACAAGGGATTCACC GTTAGCACTGTGGGCGAGGAGATGCTCTATAATCCTCGGCTCACAAGAGATGAG GAAACATTTAGAAATATCATGGAAA ATCTGAACCTTCCTTATCCAAAGATGATTGATCTAGCTGTCCCTGCCAATATGGTCTGTGGGTTGCAGGATTTATCAGCAAAGCCTGTTGAGGCTATCTCAAATTGA
- the LOC125421973 gene encoding putative disease resistance RPP13-like protein 1 — MALEVVGGAFLSASLQLLFDRMASKQVVDFVREKNVDDELLNKLKIKLSSINKVLDDAEKKQLADPAVRKWLNELKHTVYNTEDLVYEIHTEALRCEIEGKPHLLSFFSTRSYAKQINQRIAKILDTLEYIVQQKDLIGLKEVGRVENKSSPRVSIIVPPLEDESGIHGRDADKEAIVNLLLSVTGTVNKISVIPIVGMGGLGKTTLAKLAYNDFRVNNLFDIKMWITVSDEFDVFMLTKTILEKVTSRTCSIEDQYDLQLKLKEVLEGKKFLLVLDDVWNENYDRWYALRSPLEFAACGSKIIVTTRSESIGSMMGNVPNHRLQVISDEDGWKLFAKHVFSNNNVEPSKYSDLEVIGKKIVEKCQGLPLAIISLGGLLRSKLNSKEWEKILKNDIWELIDEKKCDILPALWLSYYYLPPNLKRCFAYCSIFPKDVRFEKENIILLWMAEDLLQPQKYKTLEEVGDEYFSDLVSRSFFQCDDNYFIMHDLVNDLASFVSGEFCLRLDDNDSKVVSSNARHLSCMGYGRRIKNLEALSENKLWRTLLPNRLESLDFEPMQTMQCLRVLRCRPISPLPDSIGNLKLLRYLDLRSSRVETIPDTVCTLYNLQTLILIGCYQFRCLPNSIGNLKNLRYLDLSRTAVKQLPETICNLPDLRTLSLSYCPWLRRLPKSMARLTNLRHINIEGTYLEEMPPQMSALKFLEKLSYFIVGKDSGSSIEELEKLSNLRGSLGIKRLENIVNVEDVSVANALMDKKYLTRLSLEWDNDVDDSHKAKRLLERLEPRINVEELAIANYGGTSFPDWVGRDLFFRLGIMKLKNCRNCYSLPPLGQLPSLKELCVKGFDMVERVGHEFYCGGSSNSMTRPFKSLEFLKFSDMSSWEEWLLMEGEQEDGAFPKLRQLELKNCPKLSAACLPDCLPSLNTLDISGCKMLLASLQGDQLPTLEVLALSSCPEVESFPEGRLPSNIHTIRISRCRKLVSLLEEGWPSNLKSLSIWGCSDLFNINMPWNLGMLTSLTSLTIGGQNVALVSFLEEGRLPITLTSLNLLFIDNLRSLHSKAFRSLTSLKKLKIYKCTHLQCLPEEGLPASLELLSIESCPLVAQRCQREKGEDWPKIAHIPRIRIVDRVIYDDMY, encoded by the coding sequence ATGGCTCTGGAAGTGGTTGGTGGAGCTTTCCTGTCTGCTTCCCTTCAGCTGCTGTTTGATAGGATGGCTTCAAAGCAGGTGGTTGACTTCGTCCGTGAAAAGAATGTGGATGATGAGCTGCTGAACAAGTTGAAGATCAAGTTATCGTCTATTAATAAAGTGTTGGATGATGCTGAGAAGAAGCAACTCGCTGATCCTGCTGTGAGGAAATGGCTGAATGAGCTCAAACACACGGTCTACAATACAGAGGACTTGGTGTATGAGATCCACACTGAAGCTTTACGATGCGAGATCGAAGGTAAGCCTCATCTACTCAGCTTCTTCTCTACTAGATCTTATGCTAAGCAAATAAACCAAAGGATAGCCAAGATCCTTGACACACTTGAATATATTGTGCAACAAAAGGATCTGATTGGTTTGAAAGAAGTAGGCCGTGTGGAAAACAAATCTTCACCTAGAGTTTCAATAATAGTACCACCTTTGGAAGACGAATCTGGTATCCATGGTAGGGATGCTGATAAAGAGGCCATTGTTAATTTGTTGCTCTCAGTTACTGGTACTGTTAATAAGATATCTGTAATTCCCATTGTAGGCATGGGTGGGCTGGGCAAGACCACCCTTGCTAAGCTCGCTTACAATGATTTCAGAGTAAACAACTTATTTGACATCAAAATGTGGATTACAGTATCTGATGAGTTTGATGTTTTTATGTTGACAAAAACAATTCTTGAAAAGGTCACTTCTCGAACATGCTCTATCGAGGACCAATACGACCTGCAACTTAAGTTGAAGGAGGTTTTGGAAGGCAAAAAGTTTCTCCTGGTTCTTGACGATGTTTGGAATGAGAATTATGACCGCTGGTATGCATTGAGGAGTCCACTTGAATTTGCAGCGTGTGGAAGTAAGATTATTGTGACAACACGTAGTGAAAGTATTGGATCAATGATGGGCAATGTTCCAAATCATCGTCTTCAAGTAATATCAGATGAAGATGGCTGGAAATTATTTGCAAAACACGTATTCAGTAATAATAATGTGGAGCCAAGTAAATATTCAGATTTGGAAGTGATTggtaaaaaaattgttgaaaaatgcCAAGGTCTTCCTTTAGCAATAATTTCACTTGGTGGTCTTTTGCGCTCCAAACTCAATTCCAAGGAGTGGGAAAAAATACTCAAGAATGATATATGGGAATTGATTGATGAAAAGAAGTGTGACATTCTTCCAGCTCTATGGTTGAGCTATTATTATTTGCCTCCGAATCTAAAAAGATGTTTTGCTTATTGctcaatttttccaaaagatgttcgttttgaaaaagaaaatataattttattatggaTGGCAGAAGATCTTCTGCAGCCTCAAAAATACAAGACTCtagaagaagttggagatgagTACTTTAGTGATCTAGTGTCAAGGTCATTCTTTCAATGTGATGACAATTATTTTATCATGCATGATCTTGTGAATGATTTAGCTAGTTTTGTTTCAGGAGAATTCTGTTTGAGATTGGATGATAATGACTCAAAAGTTGTTTCAAGTAATGCTCGCCATTTATCATGTATGGGATATGGCCGTAGAATCAAGAATTTAGAGGCTCTTTCTGAAAATAAGTTATGGCGCACTTTGCTACCAAATAGATTAGAGTCATTAGATTTTGAACCGATGCAAACAATGCAATGCCTAAGAGTGCTTCGTTGCCGTCCAATCTCGCCGTTGCCCGATTCTATTGGAAATTTAAAGCTTCTAAGGTATTTGGATTTACGTTCGAGTAGAGTTGAAACAATACCCGATACAGTTTGTACTTTGTACAACTTGCAGACCTTAATATTGATAGGTTGTTACCAATTTAGATGTTTGCCTAATTCAATTGGCAATTTGAAAAATCTAAGGTACTTGGACTTGTCTAGAACCGCTGTTAAACAGTTACCTGAGACGATATGCAATTTGCCTGATTTGCGTACATTGTCATTGTCATATTGTCCTTGGCTTAGGCGCTTACCAAAGAGTATGGCAAGACTGACCAACTTGCGCCACATCAACATTGAGGGGACTTATTTAGAAGAGATGCCACCTCAAATGTCTGCGTTGAAATTTCTTGAAAAACTAAGTTATTTTATCGTAGGCAAAGATAGTGGATCGAGTATTGAAGAGTTAGAAAAGCTTTCAAATTTGCGTGGTAGTCTTGGCATCAAAAGGCTAGAGAATATTGTAAACGTTGAGGATGTTTCAGTGGCAAATGCATTAATGGATAAGAAGTACCTTACCAGACTGAGTTTGGAGTGGGACAATGATGTTGATGATTCACATAAAGCAAAAAGGTTATTAGAAAGACTTGAACCTCGAATAAATGTGGAAGAGTTGGCAATTGCAAATTATGGAGGTACAAGCTTTCCCGACTGGGTAGGACGTGATTTGTTCTTTCGTTTGGGAATAATGAAGCTAAAGAATTGTCGAAATTGTTATTCGTTGCCACCACTTGGACAACTTCCCTCTCTCAAAGAGCTGTGTGTGAAAGGGTTTGATATGGTGGAGAGAGTAGGGCATGAATTTTACTGCGGTGGTTCTTCTAATTCAATGACTAGGCCATTTAAGTCGTTAgaattcttaaaattttcaGATATGTCAAGTTGGGAAGAGTGGTTGCTGATGGAAGGTGAGCAAGAAGATGGAGCTTTCCCTAAACTTAGACAGCTTGAATTAAAAAATTGTCCGAAGCTAAGTGCAGCCTGCTTGCCTGATTGTCttccatccttaaatactcTTGACATCTCGGGATGCAAAATGCTGCTGGCTTCACTCCAAGGTGATCAACTTCCAACGCTCGAGGTGTTGGCATTATCTTCCTGTCCAGAAGTGGAGTCATTTCCAGAAGGGAGATTGCCCTCCAATATCCATACAATCCGCATTTCGCGTTGCAGAAAACTGGTCTCACTTTTGGAAGAGGGATGGCCTTCGAATTTAAAATCACTTTCAATTTGGGGATGCAGTGACCTATTTAATATCAACATGCCGTGGAATCTGGGGATGCTCACCTCTCTTACATCTTTAACAATCGGCGGGCAAAATGTAGCGCTGGTTTCATTTTTGGAGGAAGGGCGACTTCCCATCACCCTCACTTCTCTCAATCTACTGTTTATTGACAATCTTAGATCCCTACATAGCAAGGCCTTTCGAAGTCTAACCTCcctcaaaaaattgaaaatttataagtGCACTCATCTCCAGTGCTTGCCAGAAGAAGGTCTGCCTGCTTCTCTTGAACTGTTGTCGATCGAGAGTTGTCCTTTGGTAGCTCAACGCTGCCAGAGAGAGAAAGGGGAAGATTGGCCCAAGATCGCTCACATCCCTCGTATACGGATAGTTGACAGAGTTATATATGATGATATGTACTAA